In Canis lupus baileyi chromosome 15, mCanLup2.hap1, whole genome shotgun sequence, one genomic interval encodes:
- the LRRC61 gene encoding leucine-rich repeat-containing protein 61, which translates to MEPQGEKPGEADGVCITPQLLKSRSGEFALESILLLKLRGLGLVDLGCLGECLGLEWLDLSSNALTQLGPLAALRQLVVLNVANNRLTGLEPLAACENLQSLNAAGNLLATPDQLQCLAGLRGLEYLRLRDPLARLSNPLCTSPSYWAAVRELLPGLKVIDGERVTGRGSEFYQLCRDLDSSLRPGSSLGPRAAEAQPWVEPGYWESWPTRSNSILEEACRQFQDTLQECHDLDRQAIDSLAKAEQALSPAGTASSSFVF; encoded by the coding sequence ATGGAGCCCCAGGGTGAGAAGCCGGGAGAGGCGGACGGGGTGTGCATCACGCCCCAGCTGCTCAAGTCTCGCTCGGGTGAGTTCGCCCTGGAGTCCATCCTGCTGCTGAAGCTTCGGGGTCTGGGGCTGGTGGacctgggctgcctgggggaGTGCCTGGGGCTCGAGTGGCTGGACCTGTCCAGCAACGCGCTCACCCAACTAGGCCCGCTGGCGGCCCTGCGCCAGCTTGTGGTGCTCAACGTAGCCAACAATCGGCTGACGGGGCTGGAGCCGCTGGCCGCCTGCGAAAACCTGCAGAGTCTCAATGCCGCGGGCAACCTGCTAGCCACCCCTGATCAGCTGCAGTGTCTGGCTGGCCTGAGGGGCCTGGAGTACCTGCGGCTCCGTGACCCGTTGGCCCGGCTCAGCAACCCATTGTGCACCAGTCCCTCCTACTGGGCTGCGGTCCGGGAGCTGCTTCCTGGCCTGAAGGTTATCGATGGTGAGCGCGTGACTGGGCGTGGCAGTGAGTTCTACCAGCTGTGTCGGGACCTGGACAGCTCCCTGCGCCCTGGCTCCAGCCTTGGCCCCCGGGCCGCTGAGGCCCAGCCCTGGGTAGAGCCAGGGTACTGGGAGTCATGGCCCACCCGGAGCAACTCCATCCTGGAGGAGGCCTGCCGGCAGTTCCAGGACACCCTGCAGGAATGCCACGACCTGGACCGCCAGGCCATCGACAGCCTGGCCAAGGCTGAGCAAGCACTCAGCCCTGCGGGCACTGCCTCATCATCCTTTGTGTTTTGA
- the REPIN1 gene encoding DNA-binding protein REPIN1 isoform X2 — protein sequence MDARRASAHPAGEFSLTSGGHQSVGRSKRYSRRSIPRRSWKKPHLQLHGLQEEEPMLERRCRGPLAMGPAQPKVSGPSQKLPQTMEKEPHGLRLQGTSEAQLGNQAPSKAHRCAHCRRHFPGWVALWLHTRHCQARLPLPCPECGRRFRHPPFLALHCQVHAAATPDLGFACHLCRQSFRGWVALVLHLRAHSAAKRPIACPECERRFWRRKQLRAHVRRCHPPAPEARPFICGNCGRSFAQWDQLVAHKRVHVAEALEEAAAKALGPRPRGRPAVTAPRPGGDAVDRPFQCACCGKRFRHKPNLIAHRRVHTGERPHQCPECGKRFTNKPYLTSHRRIHTGEKPYPCTECGRRFRHKPNLLSHSKIHKRSEGSAQGAPGSGSPQLPAGPLEASSELAADAQLRPSQERAPEPPLEAPGAPLQDPAAAPPSLFTCDDCGRSFRLERFLRAHQRQHTGERPFTCAECGKNFGKKTHLVAHSRVHSGERPFACEECGRRFSQGSHLAAHRRDHAPERPFVCPDCGKAFRHKPYLAAHRRIHTGEKPYVCPDCGKAFSQKSNLVSHRRIHTGERPYACPDCDRSFSQKSNLITHRKSHIRDGAFCCAICGQTFDDEEKLLAHQKKHDV from the exons ATGGACGCGCGACGCGCCTCCGCGCACCCCGCCGGAGAG TTTTCTCTGACATCTGGGGGCCACCAGAGTGTGGGCCGAAGCAAGCGCTACAGCCGCAGAAGTATCCCCAGGAGGAGCTGGAAAAAACCTCATCTCCAGCTCCACGGTCTCCAGG AGGAAGAACCCATGCTGGAACGGCGCTGCAGGGGCCCCTTGGCCATGGGCCCGGCTCAGCCCAAGGTCTCTGGGCCCTCCCAGAAGTTGCCCCAGACCATGGAGAAGGAGCCCCACGGGCTGAGGTTACAAGGCACTTCCGAGGCCCAGTTGGGCAACCAAGCCCCCAGTAAGGCCCATCGATGTGCCCACTGTAGAAGGCACTTCCCAGGCTGGGTGGCCCTGTGGCTTCACACCCGCCACTGCCAAGCCCGGTTGCCCCTGCCCTGTCCTGAATGCGGCCGTCGTTTTCGACACCCTCCCTTCTTGGCACTACACTGCCAGGTCCATGCCGCTGCCACTCCAGATCTGGGCTTTGCCTGCCACCTCTGCAGGCAGAGCTTCAGAGGCTGGGTGGCCCTGGTTCTGCATCTCCGGGCTCACTCAGCCGCAAAGCGGCCCATTGCCTGTCCTGAATGTGAAAGACGTTTCTGGCGACGAAAGCAGCTTCGGGCTCATGTGCGGAGGTGCCACCCCCCAGCCCCGGAGGCCCGGCCCTTCATATGTGGCAACTGTGGCCGGAGCTTTGCCCAGTGGGACCAGTTAGTTGCTCACAAGCGGGTTCACGTAGCTGaggccctggaggaggcagcagccAAGGCTCTCGGGCCTCGGCCTAGGGGCCGCCCTGCGGTGACGGCGCCCCGGCCTGGCGGAGACGCTGTTGATCGCCCATTCCAGTGTGCCTGCTGTGGCAAGCGCTTTCGGCACAAGCCCAACCTGATCGCCCACCGCCGTGTGCACACGGGCGAGCGGCCCCACCAGTGCCCTGAATGCGGGAAGCGCTTCACCAATAAGCCCTACCTAACCTCACATCGGCGCATCCACACCGGGGAGAAGCCCTACCCGTGCACCGAGTGTGGGCGCCGCTTCCGCCACAAGCCCAACCTCCTGTCTCACAGCAAGATCCACAAGCGCTCAGAAGGGTCGGCACAGGGCGCCCCGGGCTCAGGGAGTCCTCAGCTTCCAGCTGGCCCCTTGGAGGCCTCGTCGGAGCTCGCTGCAGACGCCCAGCTGAGACCCAGCCAGGAGCGAGCACCGGAGCCTCCGCTGGAGGCCCCTGGGGCGCCCCTGCAGGACCCGGCGGCCGCGCCCCCATCCCTGTTCACCTGCGATGACTGTGGCCGGAGCTTCCGGCTCGAGCGCTTCCTGCGGGCCCACCAGCGGCAGCACACTGGGGAGCGGCCCTTCACCTGCGCGGAGTGCGGGAAGAACTTCGGTAAGAAGACCCACCTGGTGGCGCATTCCCGGGTGCACTCGGGCGAGCGGCCGTTTGCCTGTGAGGAGTGCGGGCGCCGCTTCTCCCAGGGCAGCCACCTGGCCGCCCACCGGCGCGACCATGCCCCTGAGCGGCCCTTCGTCTGCCCGGACTGTGGCAAGGCTTTCCGCCACAAGCCCTACCTGGCGGCCCATCGACGCATCCACACCGGCGAGAAGCCCTACGTCTGCCCAGACTGCGGCAAAGCATTCAGCCAGAAGTCCAACCTGGTGTCCCATCGGCGCATCCACACAGGCGAGCGCCCCTACGCATGCCCCGACTGCGACCGGAGCTTCAGCCAGAAGTCCAATCTCATCACCCACCGTAAGAGCCACATCCGGGACGGCGCCTTCTGCTGTGCCATCTGTGGCCAGACCTTTGACGACGAGGAGAAGCTCCTGGCCCATCAGAAGAAGCATGATGTCTga
- the REPIN1 gene encoding DNA-binding protein REPIN1 isoform X3, whose translation MGVGVSLLLQFSLTSGGHQSVGRSKRYSRRSIPRRSWKKPHLQLHGLQAEEEPMLERRCRGPLAMGPAQPKVSGPSQKLPQTMEKEPHGLRLQGTSEAQLGNQAPSKAHRCAHCRRHFPGWVALWLHTRHCQARLPLPCPECGRRFRHPPFLALHCQVHAAATPDLGFACHLCRQSFRGWVALVLHLRAHSAAKRPIACPECERRFWRRKQLRAHVRRCHPPAPEARPFICGNCGRSFAQWDQLVAHKRVHVAEALEEAAAKALGPRPRGRPAVTAPRPGGDAVDRPFQCACCGKRFRHKPNLIAHRRVHTGERPHQCPECGKRFTNKPYLTSHRRIHTGEKPYPCTECGRRFRHKPNLLSHSKIHKRSEGSAQGAPGSGSPQLPAGPLEASSELAADAQLRPSQERAPEPPLEAPGAPLQDPAAAPPSLFTCDDCGRSFRLERFLRAHQRQHTGERPFTCAECGKNFGKKTHLVAHSRVHSGERPFACEECGRRFSQGSHLAAHRRDHAPERPFVCPDCGKAFRHKPYLAAHRRIHTGEKPYVCPDCGKAFSQKSNLVSHRRIHTGERPYACPDCDRSFSQKSNLITHRKSHIRDGAFCCAICGQTFDDEEKLLAHQKKHDV comes from the exons ATGGGGGTAGGGGTGTCTTTACTGCTGCAGTTTTCTCTGACATCTGGGGGCCACCAGAGTGTGGGCCGAAGCAAGCGCTACAGCCGCAGAAGTATCCCCAGGAGGAGCTGGAAAAAACCTCATCTCCAGCTCCACGGTCTCCAGG CAGAGGAAGAACCCATGCTGGAACGGCGCTGCAGGGGCCCCTTGGCCATGGGCCCGGCTCAGCCCAAGGTCTCTGGGCCCTCCCAGAAGTTGCCCCAGACCATGGAGAAGGAGCCCCACGGGCTGAGGTTACAAGGCACTTCCGAGGCCCAGTTGGGCAACCAAGCCCCCAGTAAGGCCCATCGATGTGCCCACTGTAGAAGGCACTTCCCAGGCTGGGTGGCCCTGTGGCTTCACACCCGCCACTGCCAAGCCCGGTTGCCCCTGCCCTGTCCTGAATGCGGCCGTCGTTTTCGACACCCTCCCTTCTTGGCACTACACTGCCAGGTCCATGCCGCTGCCACTCCAGATCTGGGCTTTGCCTGCCACCTCTGCAGGCAGAGCTTCAGAGGCTGGGTGGCCCTGGTTCTGCATCTCCGGGCTCACTCAGCCGCAAAGCGGCCCATTGCCTGTCCTGAATGTGAAAGACGTTTCTGGCGACGAAAGCAGCTTCGGGCTCATGTGCGGAGGTGCCACCCCCCAGCCCCGGAGGCCCGGCCCTTCATATGTGGCAACTGTGGCCGGAGCTTTGCCCAGTGGGACCAGTTAGTTGCTCACAAGCGGGTTCACGTAGCTGaggccctggaggaggcagcagccAAGGCTCTCGGGCCTCGGCCTAGGGGCCGCCCTGCGGTGACGGCGCCCCGGCCTGGCGGAGACGCTGTTGATCGCCCATTCCAGTGTGCCTGCTGTGGCAAGCGCTTTCGGCACAAGCCCAACCTGATCGCCCACCGCCGTGTGCACACGGGCGAGCGGCCCCACCAGTGCCCTGAATGCGGGAAGCGCTTCACCAATAAGCCCTACCTAACCTCACATCGGCGCATCCACACCGGGGAGAAGCCCTACCCGTGCACCGAGTGTGGGCGCCGCTTCCGCCACAAGCCCAACCTCCTGTCTCACAGCAAGATCCACAAGCGCTCAGAAGGGTCGGCACAGGGCGCCCCGGGCTCAGGGAGTCCTCAGCTTCCAGCTGGCCCCTTGGAGGCCTCGTCGGAGCTCGCTGCAGACGCCCAGCTGAGACCCAGCCAGGAGCGAGCACCGGAGCCTCCGCTGGAGGCCCCTGGGGCGCCCCTGCAGGACCCGGCGGCCGCGCCCCCATCCCTGTTCACCTGCGATGACTGTGGCCGGAGCTTCCGGCTCGAGCGCTTCCTGCGGGCCCACCAGCGGCAGCACACTGGGGAGCGGCCCTTCACCTGCGCGGAGTGCGGGAAGAACTTCGGTAAGAAGACCCACCTGGTGGCGCATTCCCGGGTGCACTCGGGCGAGCGGCCGTTTGCCTGTGAGGAGTGCGGGCGCCGCTTCTCCCAGGGCAGCCACCTGGCCGCCCACCGGCGCGACCATGCCCCTGAGCGGCCCTTCGTCTGCCCGGACTGTGGCAAGGCTTTCCGCCACAAGCCCTACCTGGCGGCCCATCGACGCATCCACACCGGCGAGAAGCCCTACGTCTGCCCAGACTGCGGCAAAGCATTCAGCCAGAAGTCCAACCTGGTGTCCCATCGGCGCATCCACACAGGCGAGCGCCCCTACGCATGCCCCGACTGCGACCGGAGCTTCAGCCAGAAGTCCAATCTCATCACCCACCGTAAGAGCCACATCCGGGACGGCGCCTTCTGCTGTGCCATCTGTGGCCAGACCTTTGACGACGAGGAGAAGCTCCTGGCCCATCAGAAGAAGCATGATGTCTga
- the RARRES2 gene encoding retinoic acid receptor responder protein 2 → MWQLLIPLALWLGAVGLGRAELTAAQQRGLQVALEEFHKHPPVQWAFKETSVDKAEDTPFPAGTFVRLEFKLQQTSCRKKDWKKANCKIKPNGRKRKCLACIKLNSADKVLGRMVHCPIHTQVHQEPEEHQEAQCSRVERAGEDPHSYYFPGQFAFFKAPPPS, encoded by the exons ATGTGGCAGCTGCTGATCCCTCTGGCCCTGTGGCTGGGCGCGGTGGGTCTGGGCAGGGCTGAGCTCACCGCAGCACAGCAGCGGGGCCTGCAGGTGGCCCTGGAAGAATTTCATAAGCACCCGCCCGTTCAGTGGGCCTTCAAGGAGACCAGTGTGGACAAAGCCGAGGACACG CCCTTCCCTGCAGGGACCTTCGTGAGGCTGGAATTTAAACTCCAGCAGACGAGCTGCCGGAAGAAGGACTGGAAAAAAGCCAACTGCAAAATCAAACCCAATGGG AGGAAGCGGAAATGCCTGGCCTGCATCAAGCTGAACTCTGCAGATAAAGTTCTAGGCCGGATGGTCCACTGCCCCATCCACACACAGGTTCACCAG GAGCCTGAGGAGCACCAGGAGGCTCAGTGCAGCAGGGTGGAGCGCGCAGGCGAGGACCCCCACAGTTACTACTTCCCAGGACAATTTGCCTTCTTCAAGGCCCCGCCTCCCAGCTGA
- the REPIN1 gene encoding DNA-binding protein REPIN1 isoform X5 gives MLERRCRGPLAMGPAQPKVSGPSQKLPQTMEKEPHGLRLQGTSEAQLGNQAPSKAHRCAHCRRHFPGWVALWLHTRHCQARLPLPCPECGRRFRHPPFLALHCQVHAAATPDLGFACHLCRQSFRGWVALVLHLRAHSAAKRPIACPECERRFWRRKQLRAHVRRCHPPAPEARPFICGNCGRSFAQWDQLVAHKRVHVAEALEEAAAKALGPRPRGRPAVTAPRPGGDAVDRPFQCACCGKRFRHKPNLIAHRRVHTGERPHQCPECGKRFTNKPYLTSHRRIHTGEKPYPCTECGRRFRHKPNLLSHSKIHKRSEGSAQGAPGSGSPQLPAGPLEASSELAADAQLRPSQERAPEPPLEAPGAPLQDPAAAPPSLFTCDDCGRSFRLERFLRAHQRQHTGERPFTCAECGKNFGKKTHLVAHSRVHSGERPFACEECGRRFSQGSHLAAHRRDHAPERPFVCPDCGKAFRHKPYLAAHRRIHTGEKPYVCPDCGKAFSQKSNLVSHRRIHTGERPYACPDCDRSFSQKSNLITHRKSHIRDGAFCCAICGQTFDDEEKLLAHQKKHDV, from the coding sequence ATGCTGGAACGGCGCTGCAGGGGCCCCTTGGCCATGGGCCCGGCTCAGCCCAAGGTCTCTGGGCCCTCCCAGAAGTTGCCCCAGACCATGGAGAAGGAGCCCCACGGGCTGAGGTTACAAGGCACTTCCGAGGCCCAGTTGGGCAACCAAGCCCCCAGTAAGGCCCATCGATGTGCCCACTGTAGAAGGCACTTCCCAGGCTGGGTGGCCCTGTGGCTTCACACCCGCCACTGCCAAGCCCGGTTGCCCCTGCCCTGTCCTGAATGCGGCCGTCGTTTTCGACACCCTCCCTTCTTGGCACTACACTGCCAGGTCCATGCCGCTGCCACTCCAGATCTGGGCTTTGCCTGCCACCTCTGCAGGCAGAGCTTCAGAGGCTGGGTGGCCCTGGTTCTGCATCTCCGGGCTCACTCAGCCGCAAAGCGGCCCATTGCCTGTCCTGAATGTGAAAGACGTTTCTGGCGACGAAAGCAGCTTCGGGCTCATGTGCGGAGGTGCCACCCCCCAGCCCCGGAGGCCCGGCCCTTCATATGTGGCAACTGTGGCCGGAGCTTTGCCCAGTGGGACCAGTTAGTTGCTCACAAGCGGGTTCACGTAGCTGaggccctggaggaggcagcagccAAGGCTCTCGGGCCTCGGCCTAGGGGCCGCCCTGCGGTGACGGCGCCCCGGCCTGGCGGAGACGCTGTTGATCGCCCATTCCAGTGTGCCTGCTGTGGCAAGCGCTTTCGGCACAAGCCCAACCTGATCGCCCACCGCCGTGTGCACACGGGCGAGCGGCCCCACCAGTGCCCTGAATGCGGGAAGCGCTTCACCAATAAGCCCTACCTAACCTCACATCGGCGCATCCACACCGGGGAGAAGCCCTACCCGTGCACCGAGTGTGGGCGCCGCTTCCGCCACAAGCCCAACCTCCTGTCTCACAGCAAGATCCACAAGCGCTCAGAAGGGTCGGCACAGGGCGCCCCGGGCTCAGGGAGTCCTCAGCTTCCAGCTGGCCCCTTGGAGGCCTCGTCGGAGCTCGCTGCAGACGCCCAGCTGAGACCCAGCCAGGAGCGAGCACCGGAGCCTCCGCTGGAGGCCCCTGGGGCGCCCCTGCAGGACCCGGCGGCCGCGCCCCCATCCCTGTTCACCTGCGATGACTGTGGCCGGAGCTTCCGGCTCGAGCGCTTCCTGCGGGCCCACCAGCGGCAGCACACTGGGGAGCGGCCCTTCACCTGCGCGGAGTGCGGGAAGAACTTCGGTAAGAAGACCCACCTGGTGGCGCATTCCCGGGTGCACTCGGGCGAGCGGCCGTTTGCCTGTGAGGAGTGCGGGCGCCGCTTCTCCCAGGGCAGCCACCTGGCCGCCCACCGGCGCGACCATGCCCCTGAGCGGCCCTTCGTCTGCCCGGACTGTGGCAAGGCTTTCCGCCACAAGCCCTACCTGGCGGCCCATCGACGCATCCACACCGGCGAGAAGCCCTACGTCTGCCCAGACTGCGGCAAAGCATTCAGCCAGAAGTCCAACCTGGTGTCCCATCGGCGCATCCACACAGGCGAGCGCCCCTACGCATGCCCCGACTGCGACCGGAGCTTCAGCCAGAAGTCCAATCTCATCACCCACCGTAAGAGCCACATCCGGGACGGCGCCTTCTGCTGTGCCATCTGTGGCCAGACCTTTGACGACGAGGAGAAGCTCCTGGCCCATCAGAAGAAGCATGATGTCTga
- the REPIN1 gene encoding DNA-binding protein REPIN1 isoform X1, giving the protein MDARRASAHPAGEFSLTSGGHQSVGRSKRYSRRSIPRRSWKKPHLQLHGLQAEEEPMLERRCRGPLAMGPAQPKVSGPSQKLPQTMEKEPHGLRLQGTSEAQLGNQAPSKAHRCAHCRRHFPGWVALWLHTRHCQARLPLPCPECGRRFRHPPFLALHCQVHAAATPDLGFACHLCRQSFRGWVALVLHLRAHSAAKRPIACPECERRFWRRKQLRAHVRRCHPPAPEARPFICGNCGRSFAQWDQLVAHKRVHVAEALEEAAAKALGPRPRGRPAVTAPRPGGDAVDRPFQCACCGKRFRHKPNLIAHRRVHTGERPHQCPECGKRFTNKPYLTSHRRIHTGEKPYPCTECGRRFRHKPNLLSHSKIHKRSEGSAQGAPGSGSPQLPAGPLEASSELAADAQLRPSQERAPEPPLEAPGAPLQDPAAAPPSLFTCDDCGRSFRLERFLRAHQRQHTGERPFTCAECGKNFGKKTHLVAHSRVHSGERPFACEECGRRFSQGSHLAAHRRDHAPERPFVCPDCGKAFRHKPYLAAHRRIHTGEKPYVCPDCGKAFSQKSNLVSHRRIHTGERPYACPDCDRSFSQKSNLITHRKSHIRDGAFCCAICGQTFDDEEKLLAHQKKHDV; this is encoded by the exons ATGGACGCGCGACGCGCCTCCGCGCACCCCGCCGGAGAG TTTTCTCTGACATCTGGGGGCCACCAGAGTGTGGGCCGAAGCAAGCGCTACAGCCGCAGAAGTATCCCCAGGAGGAGCTGGAAAAAACCTCATCTCCAGCTCCACGGTCTCCAGG CAGAGGAAGAACCCATGCTGGAACGGCGCTGCAGGGGCCCCTTGGCCATGGGCCCGGCTCAGCCCAAGGTCTCTGGGCCCTCCCAGAAGTTGCCCCAGACCATGGAGAAGGAGCCCCACGGGCTGAGGTTACAAGGCACTTCCGAGGCCCAGTTGGGCAACCAAGCCCCCAGTAAGGCCCATCGATGTGCCCACTGTAGAAGGCACTTCCCAGGCTGGGTGGCCCTGTGGCTTCACACCCGCCACTGCCAAGCCCGGTTGCCCCTGCCCTGTCCTGAATGCGGCCGTCGTTTTCGACACCCTCCCTTCTTGGCACTACACTGCCAGGTCCATGCCGCTGCCACTCCAGATCTGGGCTTTGCCTGCCACCTCTGCAGGCAGAGCTTCAGAGGCTGGGTGGCCCTGGTTCTGCATCTCCGGGCTCACTCAGCCGCAAAGCGGCCCATTGCCTGTCCTGAATGTGAAAGACGTTTCTGGCGACGAAAGCAGCTTCGGGCTCATGTGCGGAGGTGCCACCCCCCAGCCCCGGAGGCCCGGCCCTTCATATGTGGCAACTGTGGCCGGAGCTTTGCCCAGTGGGACCAGTTAGTTGCTCACAAGCGGGTTCACGTAGCTGaggccctggaggaggcagcagccAAGGCTCTCGGGCCTCGGCCTAGGGGCCGCCCTGCGGTGACGGCGCCCCGGCCTGGCGGAGACGCTGTTGATCGCCCATTCCAGTGTGCCTGCTGTGGCAAGCGCTTTCGGCACAAGCCCAACCTGATCGCCCACCGCCGTGTGCACACGGGCGAGCGGCCCCACCAGTGCCCTGAATGCGGGAAGCGCTTCACCAATAAGCCCTACCTAACCTCACATCGGCGCATCCACACCGGGGAGAAGCCCTACCCGTGCACCGAGTGTGGGCGCCGCTTCCGCCACAAGCCCAACCTCCTGTCTCACAGCAAGATCCACAAGCGCTCAGAAGGGTCGGCACAGGGCGCCCCGGGCTCAGGGAGTCCTCAGCTTCCAGCTGGCCCCTTGGAGGCCTCGTCGGAGCTCGCTGCAGACGCCCAGCTGAGACCCAGCCAGGAGCGAGCACCGGAGCCTCCGCTGGAGGCCCCTGGGGCGCCCCTGCAGGACCCGGCGGCCGCGCCCCCATCCCTGTTCACCTGCGATGACTGTGGCCGGAGCTTCCGGCTCGAGCGCTTCCTGCGGGCCCACCAGCGGCAGCACACTGGGGAGCGGCCCTTCACCTGCGCGGAGTGCGGGAAGAACTTCGGTAAGAAGACCCACCTGGTGGCGCATTCCCGGGTGCACTCGGGCGAGCGGCCGTTTGCCTGTGAGGAGTGCGGGCGCCGCTTCTCCCAGGGCAGCCACCTGGCCGCCCACCGGCGCGACCATGCCCCTGAGCGGCCCTTCGTCTGCCCGGACTGTGGCAAGGCTTTCCGCCACAAGCCCTACCTGGCGGCCCATCGACGCATCCACACCGGCGAGAAGCCCTACGTCTGCCCAGACTGCGGCAAAGCATTCAGCCAGAAGTCCAACCTGGTGTCCCATCGGCGCATCCACACAGGCGAGCGCCCCTACGCATGCCCCGACTGCGACCGGAGCTTCAGCCAGAAGTCCAATCTCATCACCCACCGTAAGAGCCACATCCGGGACGGCGCCTTCTGCTGTGCCATCTGTGGCCAGACCTTTGACGACGAGGAGAAGCTCCTGGCCCATCAGAAGAAGCATGATGTCTga
- the REPIN1 gene encoding DNA-binding protein REPIN1 isoform X4, translated as MGVGVSLLLQFSLTSGGHQSVGRSKRYSRRSIPRRSWKKPHLQLHGLQEEEPMLERRCRGPLAMGPAQPKVSGPSQKLPQTMEKEPHGLRLQGTSEAQLGNQAPSKAHRCAHCRRHFPGWVALWLHTRHCQARLPLPCPECGRRFRHPPFLALHCQVHAAATPDLGFACHLCRQSFRGWVALVLHLRAHSAAKRPIACPECERRFWRRKQLRAHVRRCHPPAPEARPFICGNCGRSFAQWDQLVAHKRVHVAEALEEAAAKALGPRPRGRPAVTAPRPGGDAVDRPFQCACCGKRFRHKPNLIAHRRVHTGERPHQCPECGKRFTNKPYLTSHRRIHTGEKPYPCTECGRRFRHKPNLLSHSKIHKRSEGSAQGAPGSGSPQLPAGPLEASSELAADAQLRPSQERAPEPPLEAPGAPLQDPAAAPPSLFTCDDCGRSFRLERFLRAHQRQHTGERPFTCAECGKNFGKKTHLVAHSRVHSGERPFACEECGRRFSQGSHLAAHRRDHAPERPFVCPDCGKAFRHKPYLAAHRRIHTGEKPYVCPDCGKAFSQKSNLVSHRRIHTGERPYACPDCDRSFSQKSNLITHRKSHIRDGAFCCAICGQTFDDEEKLLAHQKKHDV; from the exons ATGGGGGTAGGGGTGTCTTTACTGCTGCAGTTTTCTCTGACATCTGGGGGCCACCAGAGTGTGGGCCGAAGCAAGCGCTACAGCCGCAGAAGTATCCCCAGGAGGAGCTGGAAAAAACCTCATCTCCAGCTCCACGGTCTCCAGG AGGAAGAACCCATGCTGGAACGGCGCTGCAGGGGCCCCTTGGCCATGGGCCCGGCTCAGCCCAAGGTCTCTGGGCCCTCCCAGAAGTTGCCCCAGACCATGGAGAAGGAGCCCCACGGGCTGAGGTTACAAGGCACTTCCGAGGCCCAGTTGGGCAACCAAGCCCCCAGTAAGGCCCATCGATGTGCCCACTGTAGAAGGCACTTCCCAGGCTGGGTGGCCCTGTGGCTTCACACCCGCCACTGCCAAGCCCGGTTGCCCCTGCCCTGTCCTGAATGCGGCCGTCGTTTTCGACACCCTCCCTTCTTGGCACTACACTGCCAGGTCCATGCCGCTGCCACTCCAGATCTGGGCTTTGCCTGCCACCTCTGCAGGCAGAGCTTCAGAGGCTGGGTGGCCCTGGTTCTGCATCTCCGGGCTCACTCAGCCGCAAAGCGGCCCATTGCCTGTCCTGAATGTGAAAGACGTTTCTGGCGACGAAAGCAGCTTCGGGCTCATGTGCGGAGGTGCCACCCCCCAGCCCCGGAGGCCCGGCCCTTCATATGTGGCAACTGTGGCCGGAGCTTTGCCCAGTGGGACCAGTTAGTTGCTCACAAGCGGGTTCACGTAGCTGaggccctggaggaggcagcagccAAGGCTCTCGGGCCTCGGCCTAGGGGCCGCCCTGCGGTGACGGCGCCCCGGCCTGGCGGAGACGCTGTTGATCGCCCATTCCAGTGTGCCTGCTGTGGCAAGCGCTTTCGGCACAAGCCCAACCTGATCGCCCACCGCCGTGTGCACACGGGCGAGCGGCCCCACCAGTGCCCTGAATGCGGGAAGCGCTTCACCAATAAGCCCTACCTAACCTCACATCGGCGCATCCACACCGGGGAGAAGCCCTACCCGTGCACCGAGTGTGGGCGCCGCTTCCGCCACAAGCCCAACCTCCTGTCTCACAGCAAGATCCACAAGCGCTCAGAAGGGTCGGCACAGGGCGCCCCGGGCTCAGGGAGTCCTCAGCTTCCAGCTGGCCCCTTGGAGGCCTCGTCGGAGCTCGCTGCAGACGCCCAGCTGAGACCCAGCCAGGAGCGAGCACCGGAGCCTCCGCTGGAGGCCCCTGGGGCGCCCCTGCAGGACCCGGCGGCCGCGCCCCCATCCCTGTTCACCTGCGATGACTGTGGCCGGAGCTTCCGGCTCGAGCGCTTCCTGCGGGCCCACCAGCGGCAGCACACTGGGGAGCGGCCCTTCACCTGCGCGGAGTGCGGGAAGAACTTCGGTAAGAAGACCCACCTGGTGGCGCATTCCCGGGTGCACTCGGGCGAGCGGCCGTTTGCCTGTGAGGAGTGCGGGCGCCGCTTCTCCCAGGGCAGCCACCTGGCCGCCCACCGGCGCGACCATGCCCCTGAGCGGCCCTTCGTCTGCCCGGACTGTGGCAAGGCTTTCCGCCACAAGCCCTACCTGGCGGCCCATCGACGCATCCACACCGGCGAGAAGCCCTACGTCTGCCCAGACTGCGGCAAAGCATTCAGCCAGAAGTCCAACCTGGTGTCCCATCGGCGCATCCACACAGGCGAGCGCCCCTACGCATGCCCCGACTGCGACCGGAGCTTCAGCCAGAAGTCCAATCTCATCACCCACCGTAAGAGCCACATCCGGGACGGCGCCTTCTGCTGTGCCATCTGTGGCCAGACCTTTGACGACGAGGAGAAGCTCCTGGCCCATCAGAAGAAGCATGATGTCTga